A genomic region of Glycine max cultivar Williams 82 chromosome 15, Glycine_max_v4.0, whole genome shotgun sequence contains the following coding sequences:
- the CYP6 gene encoding peptidyl-prolyl cis-trans isomerase 1-like: MQNPIPMPHPKVFFYMTIGGQLVGRIMMELYANMTPRTAGNFYALYTDEKGVRQSCKPLHYKGSSFHRVILSFMCQGGHFTSEKGSGSKLIYGAKFAVKKHTGPNIRSMENASPITNRSQFFICAEKTKWLDEIGR; the protein is encoded by the exons ATGCAAAACCCAAtcc CTATGCCTCACCCTAAGGTCTTCTTCTACATGACCATTGGTGGGCAACTTGTTGGTCGCATCATGATGGAGCTCTATGCCAACATGACTCCTCGCACTGCCGGGAACTTCTACGCGCTCTACACCGACGAAAAAGGAGTAAGGCAGAGTTGTAAGCCCCTTCATTACAAGGGCTCATCCTTCCACCGCGTGATCTTGAGCTTCATGTGTCAGGGTGGCCACTTCACCTCCGAAAAAGGAAGTGGCAGCAAGTTGATCTATGGTGCCAAGTTCGCTGTGAAGAAACACACTGGTCCCAATATCCGCTCTATGGAAAACGCCAGTCCCATAACCAATAGATCACAGTTCTTTATTTGCGCAGAGAAGACAAAATGGCTTGATGAAATTGGGAGGTGA